The Phocoena sinus isolate mPhoSin1 chromosome 17, mPhoSin1.pri, whole genome shotgun sequence genome contains a region encoding:
- the LOC116742712 gene encoding short-chain dehydrogenase/reductase family 16C member 6-like, whose amino-acid sequence MSTILDTSIFGGKCLYYILESLVYRIIPKKKKNVARKIVLITGAGSGLGGLSAITFASLGAILVLWDINEEGNMETCQMIKEKGDVKAFAYTCNCGNRQDVDRFADQVPVGHLDPLLLPILEQEYVAPKVLNAILEEQVYLIMPTLLHVVLLLKAIVSPDMMITLAETLE is encoded by the exons ATGAGTACAATTTTGGACACCTccatatttgggggaaaatgtctCTATTATATTTTAGAATCTTTAGTTTACAGGATAAttcccaagaagaaaaagaatgttgcTAGAAAGATTGTCCTTATAACAGGAGCTGGAAGTGGACTTGGGGGGTTATCGGCCATAACATTTGCCAGCCTTGGAGCCATTTTAGTTCTATGGGACATTAACGAAGAAGGCAACATGGAAACGTGTCAAATGATCAAAGAAAAGGGTGATGTGAAAGCATTTGCCTACACATGTAACTGTGGCAACAGGCAAGACGTCGACAGATTTGCTGATCAG gtacctgttggccattt GGATCCACTTCTGCTGCCTATACTGGAGCAGGAATATGTTGCCCCAAAagttttaaatgctattttagAGGAACAG GTTTACTTGATAATGCCCACACTTTTGCATGTTGTGTTGCTCCTTAAAGC